In one window of Mesorhizobium sp. B2-1-1 DNA:
- a CDS encoding SRPBCC family protein: MMHVPVPTSAVQSMTNGETVMAQAEIGAPAERVFRALISDEVEQWWGSADTYRMVKWSADPRAGGRWAVTVRGADGSELPANGEFLDIEVPRRIVQTRAYAWDHPTLGRRQTTVAWLLEPTAAGTRLTICHGGFAGLAEAAAEHAEGWGRVLGWLQAYLGAGSRVAA, encoded by the coding sequence ATGATGCATGTTCCAGTGCCAACTTCAGCCGTGCAGAGCATGACCAATGGCGAGACCGTTATGGCCCAGGCCGAGATCGGCGCGCCGGCCGAGCGCGTCTTCCGCGCGCTGATCTCCGACGAGGTCGAACAATGGTGGGGGTCCGCCGACACCTACCGGATGGTGAAATGGTCGGCAGACCCTCGCGCCGGCGGCCGATGGGCCGTCACGGTCCGTGGAGCCGACGGCAGCGAGCTGCCGGCCAACGGGGAATTCCTCGATATCGAGGTGCCGCGCCGGATCGTGCAGACAAGGGCCTATGCCTGGGACCATCCGACGCTTGGCCGCCGGCAAACGACGGTCGCCTGGCTGCTGGAACCAACCGCCGCGGGCACGCGCCTCACCATCTGCCATGGCGGCTTCGCCGGGCTGGCCGAAGCGGCGGCCGAACATGCCGAGGGCTGGGGACGCGTGCTGGGCTGGCTACAGGCGTATTTGGGTGCGGGAAGCCGAGTGGCGGCTTAG
- a CDS encoding GNAT family N-acetyltransferase — translation MAEKILYAREPALNVAEFRRVLVDSGLGEIRPVDDADRLRAMLSGANLVLTARLDTEGKPLVGVIRAVTDFSWVCYISDLAVSGSAQGLGIGKGLMDEARRQLGPSVAISLVSVPDAAGFYERIGMMRMADAFWFSRTR, via the coding sequence ATGGCTGAAAAAATCCTCTATGCCCGCGAACCCGCGCTCAATGTCGCCGAATTCCGCCGCGTGCTGGTGGACTCCGGCCTTGGCGAGATCCGTCCCGTCGATGATGCCGACAGGCTGCGGGCGATGCTGTCGGGCGCCAATCTGGTGCTGACCGCGCGGCTGGATACCGAAGGCAAGCCGCTGGTCGGCGTCATCAGGGCCGTGACGGACTTCTCCTGGGTCTGCTACATCTCCGATCTCGCCGTTTCCGGATCGGCGCAGGGGCTCGGCATCGGCAAGGGACTGATGGACGAGGCGCGGCGGCAGCTCGGCCCGTCCGTCGCCATCAGCCTGGTTTCCGTGCCCGACGCCGCCGGCTTCTACGAACGCATCGGCATGATGCGCATGGCCGACGCCTTCTGGTTCTCCCGCACGCGCTGA
- a CDS encoding SRPBCC family protein, whose amino-acid sequence MSNAFVYVTYIRTTPDKLWQALTEPEFHEQYFLGARMQSDWRKGSAWKMVYADGRVTDSGEILEIDPPRRLVIKWRNEFMPDVKADGYTTCTFVIEQEGDMMKLAVTHAADGPHKLLEHVGKGWPLVLSSLKSLLETGQGLSRPASKG is encoded by the coding sequence ATGAGCAACGCCTTCGTTTATGTGACCTACATCCGCACCACGCCCGACAAGCTTTGGCAGGCGCTGACCGAACCGGAATTCCACGAGCAATATTTTCTCGGCGCCCGCATGCAGAGCGACTGGAGAAAGGGCTCCGCGTGGAAGATGGTCTATGCCGACGGCCGGGTGACCGACAGCGGCGAGATCCTCGAGATCGATCCGCCAAGGCGCCTGGTGATCAAATGGCGCAATGAGTTCATGCCGGACGTGAAGGCCGATGGCTACACCACCTGCACCTTCGTCATCGAGCAGGAGGGCGACATGATGAAGCTTGCCGTCACCCATGCGGCCGACGGCCCGCACAAGCTGCTGGAGCATGTCGGCAAGGGCTGGCCGCTCGTCCTGTCGAGCCTGAAAAGCCTGCTCGAAACCGGGCAGGGCCTGTCTCGGCCGGCGTCGAAAGGCTGA
- a CDS encoding dihydrolipoamide acetyltransferase family protein — protein MGEHIIKLPDVGEGVAEAELVEWHVKVGDIVREDMMLAAVMTDKATVEIPSPVDGEILWLGADIGDTVAIGSPIVRLKVAGEGNVVGGAMPAEVTAESISDDTGARPVSDLEPSSPNLSPSSSGLSRGSAVPQGYDATSSGRSVDPRDKPEDDGARSKVNSAPRAQGERPLASPAVRLRAKEAGIDLRQVQGSGPAGRIGHEDIEAFLARGPHMAKASGLARNDAVEDIKVVGLRRKIAEKMTLAASRIPHITYVEEVDVTALEDLRAALNKEKRAAKGVERPKLTLLPFLMRAMVRAIADQPNLNALFDDEAGIIHQHGGIHIGIAAQTPSGLVVPVVKHAEALDIWECGAEVARLAEAAKSGTATRDELSGSTITITSLGAMGGVATTPVINHPEVAILGVNKMMVRPVWDGTQFIPRKMMNLSSSFDHRVIDGWDAAVFIQRIKTLLETPALIFVD, from the coding sequence ATGGGCGAACACATCATCAAGCTGCCCGATGTCGGCGAGGGCGTCGCCGAGGCGGAACTCGTCGAATGGCATGTCAAGGTCGGCGACATCGTGCGCGAGGACATGATGCTTGCCGCCGTGATGACCGACAAGGCCACGGTCGAGATCCCTTCCCCCGTCGACGGCGAGATCCTGTGGCTGGGCGCCGATATCGGCGACACGGTGGCGATCGGCTCGCCCATCGTGCGGCTGAAGGTGGCCGGCGAGGGCAATGTCGTTGGCGGTGCGATGCCGGCGGAAGTGACGGCTGAAAGTATCTCCGATGATACGGGGGCTCGCCCGGTCTCGGACCTGGAGCCGTCATCGCCCAATCTGTCGCCGTCATCCTCGGGCTTGTCCCGAGGATCCGCCGTCCCACAGGGATATGACGCGACCAGTTCCGGAAGGTCGGTAGATCCTCGGGACAAGCCCGAGGATGACGGCGCCAGGTCCAAGGTCAACAGCGCGCCGCGTGCGCAAGGTGAAAGGCCGCTGGCCTCGCCGGCCGTGCGGCTGCGTGCGAAGGAAGCGGGCATCGACCTCAGGCAGGTCCAGGGAAGCGGCCCGGCCGGTCGCATCGGCCATGAGGACATCGAGGCGTTCCTGGCGCGCGGGCCGCACATGGCCAAGGCATCCGGCCTCGCCCGCAACGATGCCGTCGAGGACATCAAGGTGGTGGGCCTGCGGCGCAAGATCGCCGAGAAGATGACGCTGGCGGCGTCGCGCATCCCGCACATCACCTATGTCGAGGAGGTCGACGTTACCGCGCTCGAGGATCTGCGCGCCGCGCTCAACAAGGAGAAGCGGGCGGCCAAGGGGGTAGAAAGGCCAAAGCTGACGCTGCTGCCGTTCCTGATGCGCGCGATGGTCAGGGCGATCGCGGACCAGCCCAACCTCAATGCGCTGTTCGACGACGAGGCCGGCATCATCCACCAGCATGGCGGCATTCATATCGGCATCGCCGCGCAGACGCCGTCGGGACTGGTCGTGCCCGTCGTCAAGCACGCCGAGGCGCTGGACATCTGGGAATGCGGCGCGGAGGTCGCCAGGCTGGCCGAGGCGGCCAAGTCGGGAACCGCGACGCGCGACGAGCTCTCCGGTTCGACCATAACCATCACCTCGCTCGGTGCCATGGGCGGCGTGGCGACGACTCCGGTCATCAACCACCCGGAAGTCGCGATCCTCGGCGTTAACAAGATGATGGTGCGGCCGGTATGGGACGGCACCCAGTTCATCCCGCGCAAGATGATGAACCTGTCGTCGAGCTTCGACCATCGCGTCATCGACGGCTGGGACGCGGCGGTGTTCATCCAGCGCATCAAGACGCTCCTGGAAACGCCGGCGCTGATTTTCGTGGATTGA
- a CDS encoding alpha-ketoacid dehydrogenase subunit beta, giving the protein MPRRTMIEAIRDAMDVSMGRDEKVVVFGEDVGFFGGVFRCTQGLQAKYGKSRCFDAPINESGIVGSAIGMAAYGLKPCVEIQFADYMYPAYDQLTQEAARLRYRSNGDFTCPIVVRMPTGGGIFGGQTHSQSPEALFTHVSGLKTVVPSNPHDAKGLLIAAIEDPDPVIFLEPKRLYNGPFDGHHDRPVTPWSKHELGEVADGHYTVPLGKAAIRRAGSAVTVLAYGTMVYVAQAAAEETGIDAEIVDLRTLLPLDLDTIVASVKKTGRCVVVHEATLTSGFGAELVALVQENCFYHLEAPVARVAGWDTPYPHAQEWDYFPGPARVGRALTETLEA; this is encoded by the coding sequence ATGCCGAGGCGGACCATGATCGAGGCCATTCGCGACGCGATGGACGTGTCGATGGGGCGCGACGAGAAAGTGGTGGTGTTCGGCGAGGATGTCGGCTTTTTCGGCGGCGTGTTCCGCTGCACGCAAGGCCTGCAGGCGAAATACGGCAAGAGCCGCTGCTTCGACGCACCGATCAATGAATCCGGCATTGTCGGCTCGGCCATCGGCATGGCCGCCTATGGTCTGAAGCCGTGCGTGGAGATCCAGTTTGCCGACTACATGTACCCGGCCTACGACCAGCTGACCCAGGAAGCCGCGAGGCTGCGCTACCGCTCGAACGGCGACTTCACCTGCCCGATCGTGGTGCGCATGCCGACGGGCGGCGGCATATTCGGCGGCCAGACGCACAGCCAAAGCCCGGAAGCGTTGTTCACCCATGTGTCGGGGCTGAAGACCGTCGTGCCCTCGAACCCGCATGACGCCAAGGGGTTGCTGATCGCGGCGATCGAGGATCCCGACCCGGTCATCTTCCTCGAGCCGAAGCGGCTCTACAACGGCCCCTTCGACGGCCATCACGACCGGCCGGTGACGCCGTGGTCGAAGCACGAGCTGGGCGAGGTCGCCGACGGCCACTACACCGTGCCGCTCGGCAAGGCCGCGATCCGCCGGGCCGGCTCCGCCGTCACGGTGTTGGCGTACGGCACAATGGTCTATGTCGCGCAGGCGGCGGCCGAGGAGACCGGCATCGATGCCGAGATCGTCGATCTCAGGACGCTGTTGCCGCTCGACCTCGACACCATCGTGGCGTCGGTGAAGAAGACCGGACGCTGCGTCGTGGTGCACGAGGCGACGCTGACCTCCGGCTTCGGAGCGGAGCTGGTCGCGCTTGTGCAGGAAAACTGCTTCTACCATCTGGAGGCACCGGTGGCCCGCGTCGCCGGCTGGGACACGCCCTATCCGCATGCGCAGGAATGGGACTATTTCCCCGGTCCGGCCCGCGTCGGCCGGGCGCTTACGGAAACATTGGAAGCCTAG
- the leuD gene encoding 3-isopropylmalate dehydratase small subunit: MEKFTKLTGVAAPMPIVNVDTDMIIPKDYLKTIKRTGLGSGLFAEMRYKDDGSENPDFVLNKPAYRKAQILVAGDNFGCGSSREHAPWALLDFGIRCVISTSFADIFYNNCFKNGVLPITVSPEDLDKLMDDASRGSNATLSIDLEAKEIRGPDGGVVKFDLDDFKRHCLLNGLDDIGLTMEKAGAIASFEKKNAELRPWA; the protein is encoded by the coding sequence ATGGAAAAATTCACCAAGCTCACCGGCGTCGCCGCGCCCATGCCGATCGTCAATGTCGACACCGACATGATCATCCCCAAGGATTATCTCAAGACGATCAAGCGCACCGGGCTCGGCAGCGGCCTGTTCGCCGAGATGCGCTACAAGGACGACGGTTCGGAGAATCCGGATTTCGTGCTCAACAAGCCGGCCTACCGCAAGGCGCAGATCCTTGTCGCCGGCGACAATTTCGGCTGCGGCTCCTCGCGCGAGCACGCGCCGTGGGCGCTGCTCGATTTCGGCATACGCTGCGTCATCTCGACCTCCTTCGCCGACATCTTCTACAACAACTGCTTCAAGAACGGCGTGCTGCCCATCACTGTCAGCCCCGAGGATCTCGACAAGCTGATGGACGACGCGTCGCGCGGCTCCAACGCCACCTTGTCGATCGACCTCGAGGCCAAGGAGATCCGCGGGCCCGATGGCGGCGTGGTCAAGTTCGATCTCGACGACTTCAAGCGTCATTGCCTGCTGAACGGCCTCGACGATATCGGCCTGACGATGGAGAAGGCCGGCGCCATCGCTTCGTTCGAGAAGAAGAACGCCGAGCTGCGCCCCTGGGCCTGA
- the lpdA gene encoding dihydrolipoyl dehydrogenase encodes MKEISCKLLVIGAGPGGYVCAIRAGQLGVDTVIVEAGKPGGTCLNVGCIPSKALIHAAEEFEKVAQMAGGNSPLGISVAAPALDLGKTVAWKDGIVSRLNSGVAGLLKKAGVKTVQGWATFRDGKTVAVETETGSQVIRAEAVVIATGSAPVELPFLPFGGPVISSTEALALKEVPQRLAVVGGGYIGLELGTVFAKMGAAVTVVEALPRVLAQYDAELTRPVVKRLAALGIEMMPGAKAKGLSTKGDALLVETPDGKDARIAADKILVTVGRKPVTEGWGLDQIDLDMAGRFIRIDEQCRTSMRGIFAIGDVTGEPMLAHRAMAQGEMVAEIVAGHKRSWDKRAIPAVCFTDPELVTVGLSPEEAKALGGEIKIGMFPFAANGRAMTRLGEDGFVRVVARADNHLVLGIQAVGQSVSELSTAFGLALEMGARLEDIAGTIHAHPTQGEGFQEAALKALGHALHI; translated from the coding sequence ATGAAAGAAATCTCCTGCAAGCTGCTGGTCATCGGCGCGGGGCCGGGCGGCTATGTCTGCGCTATTCGTGCCGGGCAGCTCGGCGTCGATACCGTCATCGTCGAGGCCGGCAAGCCGGGCGGCACCTGTCTCAATGTTGGCTGCATTCCTTCCAAGGCACTGATCCATGCAGCGGAGGAGTTCGAGAAGGTCGCGCAGATGGCGGGCGGCAACAGCCCGCTCGGCATTTCGGTGGCCGCGCCGGCGCTGGATCTGGGCAAGACGGTCGCCTGGAAGGACGGCATCGTTAGTCGGCTTAACAGCGGTGTCGCCGGCCTGCTCAAGAAGGCCGGGGTGAAGACCGTGCAGGGCTGGGCGACGTTTCGAGACGGCAAGACCGTCGCGGTCGAGACCGAGACGGGAAGCCAGGTGATCCGCGCCGAAGCGGTGGTGATCGCCACCGGCTCGGCGCCGGTCGAATTGCCGTTCCTGCCGTTCGGCGGGCCGGTGATCTCGTCGACGGAAGCGCTGGCGCTGAAGGAGGTGCCGCAGCGGCTGGCGGTGGTCGGCGGCGGCTATATCGGCCTGGAGCTCGGCACTGTCTTCGCCAAGATGGGCGCGGCGGTGACCGTGGTCGAGGCCTTGCCGCGCGTGCTGGCGCAGTATGACGCCGAACTGACGCGGCCGGTGGTCAAGCGGCTGGCGGCGCTCGGCATCGAAATGATGCCAGGCGCCAAGGCCAAGGGCCTGTCGACGAAAGGCGATGCGCTGCTGGTCGAGACCCCGGACGGCAAGGATGCCAGGATCGCCGCCGACAAGATCCTGGTCACGGTCGGCCGCAAGCCGGTGACGGAAGGGTGGGGGCTCGACCAGATCGACCTCGACATGGCGGGGCGATTCATCCGCATCGACGAGCAGTGCCGCACCTCCATGCGCGGCATCTTCGCCATTGGCGACGTCACCGGCGAGCCGATGCTGGCGCACCGGGCGATGGCGCAAGGCGAGATGGTCGCCGAAATCGTCGCCGGCCATAAGCGCAGCTGGGACAAGCGGGCTATCCCGGCCGTCTGCTTCACCGATCCGGAGCTGGTCACCGTCGGCCTGTCGCCCGAAGAGGCCAAGGCGCTCGGCGGCGAAATCAAGATCGGGATGTTTCCCTTCGCCGCCAATGGCCGCGCGATGACCAGGCTTGGCGAGGATGGCTTTGTCCGCGTCGTCGCCCGCGCGGACAATCATCTTGTGCTGGGCATCCAGGCGGTCGGGCAAAGCGTGTCGGAACTGTCGACGGCCTTCGGCCTGGCGCTCGAAATGGGCGCGCGGCTGGAGGACATCGCCGGCACCATCCATGCCCATCCGACACAGGGCGAAGGCTTCCAGGAAGCGGCCCTGAAGGCGCTGGGACACGCGCTGCATATTTAG
- a CDS encoding ArsR/SmtB family transcription factor has translation MDAVFRALADPTRRQLLDSLHDRNGQTLNGLCAEMDMTRQAVTKHLAILEEANLVTTIRKGREKEHYLNPVPINEIAERWIGKFERGRLSALGDLKRRLEKED, from the coding sequence ATGGACGCCGTCTTTCGCGCTTTGGCCGACCCGACCCGCCGGCAATTGCTGGACAGCCTTCATGACAGGAACGGGCAGACGCTGAACGGGCTGTGCGCTGAGATGGATATGACCCGCCAGGCGGTGACCAAGCACCTGGCGATCCTCGAGGAGGCGAACCTTGTCACCACAATCCGCAAGGGGCGCGAGAAGGAGCACTACCTCAACCCGGTTCCGATCAACGAGATCGCCGAGCGCTGGATCGGCAAATTCGAGCGGGGGCGGCTCTCCGCCCTCGGCGATCTGAAGAGACGCCTCGAAAAGGAAGACTGA
- a CDS encoding 3-methyl-2-oxobutanoate dehydrogenase (2-methylpropanoyl-transferring) subunit alpha: MADAGMLRFHVPEPEVRPGGTPDFSNVTIAAAGSVPRPEIDVDPRAIRDMAFSIIRVLNRAGEAVGPWAGLLSDEELLEGLRHMMTLRTFDARMQMAQRQGKTSFYMQHLGEEAVSCAFRKALAPGDMNFPTYRQAGLLIADGYPMVTMMNQIYSNEADPLKGRQLPIMYSSKEHGFFSISGNLATQYIQAVGWAMASAISNDSRIAAAWIGDGSTAESDFHSALVFASTYKAPVVLNVVNNQWAISTFQGIARGGAGTFAARGLGFGIPALRVDGNDYLAVHAVAKWAAERARSNLGPTLVEYVTYRAGAHSSSDDPSAYRPKTESDAWPLGDPVVRLKNHLIRLGVWSEERHKQAEAEILDTVIAAQKEAESHGTLHAGGKPSTRDMFEGLYAEMPPHLRRQRQQAGV, encoded by the coding sequence ATGGCCGATGCTGGGATGTTGCGCTTCCATGTTCCGGAGCCCGAGGTGCGGCCGGGCGGCACGCCTGATTTCTCCAACGTGACCATCGCCGCCGCCGGCTCGGTGCCGCGCCCCGAAATCGACGTCGATCCACGCGCCATCCGCGACATGGCCTTCTCGATCATCCGGGTGCTGAACCGCGCCGGCGAGGCGGTGGGGCCGTGGGCGGGGCTGCTCTCCGACGAGGAACTGCTCGAAGGCCTGCGCCACATGATGACGCTGAGGACCTTCGATGCGCGCATGCAGATGGCGCAGCGGCAGGGCAAGACCTCCTTCTACATGCAGCATCTGGGCGAAGAGGCGGTGAGCTGCGCCTTCCGCAAGGCGCTCGCCCCCGGCGACATGAATTTCCCGACCTATCGGCAGGCCGGGCTGCTCATCGCCGACGGCTACCCGATGGTCACGATGATGAACCAGATCTATTCCAACGAGGCCGACCCGCTGAAGGGCCGGCAATTGCCCATCATGTATTCGTCCAAGGAGCACGGCTTCTTCTCGATCTCGGGCAATCTGGCGACGCAGTATATCCAGGCGGTCGGCTGGGCGATGGCCTCGGCGATCTCGAACGACTCAAGGATCGCCGCGGCCTGGATCGGCGACGGCTCGACGGCGGAATCCGACTTCCATTCGGCGCTGGTGTTCGCCTCGACCTACAAGGCGCCCGTGGTGCTCAATGTCGTCAACAACCAGTGGGCAATCTCGACGTTTCAAGGCATAGCGCGCGGCGGCGCGGGCACTTTCGCCGCGCGCGGGCTGGGTTTCGGCATCCCGGCGCTGCGCGTCGACGGCAACGACTATCTCGCCGTCCACGCCGTGGCGAAATGGGCGGCCGAGCGCGCGCGCAGCAACCTGGGGCCGACGCTGGTCGAATATGTCACCTACCGCGCCGGCGCGCATTCGAGCTCGGACGATCCCTCGGCCTACCGGCCGAAGACCGAATCCGATGCCTGGCCGCTCGGCGACCCGGTGGTTCGGCTGAAGAACCATCTCATCCGGCTCGGCGTCTGGTCGGAGGAGCGGCACAAGCAGGCCGAAGCGGAAATCCTCGACACGGTGATCGCGGCGCAGAAGGAAGCCGAAAGCCACGGCACGCTGCACGCCGGCGGCAAGCCGTCGACGCGCGACATGTTCGAGGGCCTCTATGCCGAGATGCCGCCGCATCTGCGGCGCCAGCGCCAGCAGGCGGGGGTCTGA
- a CDS encoding NAD(P)/FAD-dependent oxidoreductase, producing MRYDIIIIGGAIVGSSIAYYLREEGFSGSIALVERDPQFSHAATTLSMASIRQQFSIPENIRLSQFTLKLFRRLKEEFGADADIGFREGGYLILAGEAGLPILRANHEAQLAEGADILLEDAEQLVRRFPWLSAEGITAGAYGRSGEGWFDAHAMLMLFRKALREKKIDFINASVTGIERQGDRVTGVSLDNGERLEAGILVNAAGPNAGKVAALAGLALPVEPRKRNVFVFEAREKYADMPLLVDPSGIYVRPEGSVYLTGGAEPEEGDGPADPADFDVDWPLFEEVIWPVLATRIPAFEAIKPTRAWAGHYDYNTLDQNAVIGPHPEVGNFLFANGFSGHGLQQAPAVGKALAELIVHGGYRTIDCSPFGYERVAEGRAFRELNVI from the coding sequence GTGCGCTACGACATCATCATCATCGGCGGAGCCATCGTCGGCTCCTCGATCGCCTATTATCTGCGCGAGGAGGGCTTTTCCGGCTCGATCGCGCTGGTCGAGCGCGACCCGCAATTTTCCCACGCGGCGACGACGCTATCCATGGCCTCGATCCGCCAGCAATTCTCCATTCCGGAAAATATCCGCCTGTCGCAATTCACGCTGAAACTGTTCCGGCGGCTGAAGGAAGAATTCGGCGCAGACGCCGACATCGGTTTTCGCGAGGGCGGCTATCTCATTCTCGCCGGCGAGGCCGGGCTGCCGATCCTCAGGGCCAACCACGAGGCACAGCTTGCCGAAGGCGCCGACATTTTGCTGGAGGACGCCGAACAACTCGTGCGCCGTTTCCCTTGGCTGTCGGCCGAGGGCATCACCGCCGGCGCCTATGGCCGCAGCGGCGAGGGCTGGTTCGACGCGCATGCCATGCTGATGCTGTTCCGCAAGGCGTTGCGCGAGAAGAAGATCGACTTCATCAATGCTTCGGTCACCGGCATCGAGCGGCAGGGTGACCGCGTTACCGGCGTCAGCCTCGACAATGGCGAACGGCTCGAGGCCGGCATCCTTGTCAATGCCGCAGGGCCGAATGCGGGCAAGGTCGCCGCACTCGCCGGGCTGGCGCTGCCGGTCGAGCCGCGCAAGCGCAACGTCTTCGTCTTCGAGGCGCGCGAGAAATATGCCGACATGCCGCTGCTGGTCGACCCGTCCGGCATCTATGTCAGGCCGGAAGGCTCGGTCTATCTCACCGGCGGCGCCGAGCCGGAGGAGGGCGACGGCCCGGCCGATCCCGCCGATTTCGACGTCGACTGGCCGCTGTTCGAAGAGGTGATCTGGCCGGTGCTGGCGACCCGCATCCCGGCCTTCGAGGCGATCAAGCCGACGCGCGCCTGGGCCGGTCATTACGACTACAACACGCTCGACCAGAACGCGGTGATCGGCCCGCATCCCGAAGTCGGCAATTTCCTCTTCGCCAACGGCTTTTCCGGCCACGGCCTGCAGCAGGCGCCCGCCGTGGGCAAGGCGCTGGCCGAGCTGATCGTCCATGGTGGCTACCGCACGATCGATTGCTCCCCCTTTGGCTACGAACGCGTTGCCGAAGGGCGGGCGTTCCGCGAGTTGAATGTGATTTGA
- a CDS encoding HpcH/HpaI aldolase/citrate lyase family protein — translation MTTDPYRPRRSVLYVPASNDKALAKMAQLACDTVIIDLEDAVAPAEKVAAREKLAGIFSNRPDTNHSGRRCEMVVRINALSSEWGGADLLAAAKAEPDGILLAKVDTPRDVLEAGDVLDDNSAPDSVKLWAMIETPKAVLNVGAIAELGRDPASRLDCFVAGTNDLTKDTGIMATSDRRYLLPWLMQMVLAARAGDLDIVDGVFNDFRALDAFSRECTEAAAMGFDGKTLIHPAQIEAANRAFAPSAEAVAKARAVKEAFALPENAGKNVIALEGRMVERLHLAQAEKLLAKAAAVGA, via the coding sequence ATGACGACCGATCCCTACCGCCCGCGCCGCTCGGTGCTCTATGTCCCGGCCTCGAACGACAAGGCGCTGGCCAAGATGGCGCAGCTTGCCTGCGATACCGTCATCATCGACCTGGAGGATGCCGTCGCCCCGGCCGAGAAGGTCGCGGCGCGCGAAAAACTGGCCGGCATCTTCAGCAATCGTCCTGATACCAACCATAGTGGCCGGCGCTGCGAGATGGTGGTGCGCATCAATGCGCTCTCGAGCGAATGGGGCGGCGCCGACCTGCTGGCGGCGGCCAAGGCGGAGCCGGACGGCATCCTGCTGGCCAAGGTCGACACGCCCCGCGACGTGCTCGAGGCGGGTGACGTGCTCGACGACAATTCCGCCCCCGACAGCGTGAAACTATGGGCGATGATCGAGACGCCGAAGGCCGTGCTCAATGTCGGCGCCATCGCCGAACTTGGCCGCGATCCTGCCTCGCGGCTTGATTGTTTCGTTGCCGGAACGAATGACCTGACCAAGGACACCGGCATTATGGCGACGTCGGACCGGCGTTATCTCCTGCCGTGGCTGATGCAGATGGTGCTGGCGGCGCGTGCCGGCGATCTCGATATCGTCGACGGCGTCTTCAACGATTTTCGCGCGCTCGATGCTTTCAGCCGCGAATGCACGGAAGCGGCCGCCATGGGCTTCGACGGTAAGACGCTCATCCATCCCGCCCAGATCGAGGCGGCGAACCGTGCCTTTGCGCCATCGGCGGAGGCGGTGGCCAAGGCCCGCGCGGTGAAGGAGGCCTTTGCGCTTCCGGAAAATGCCGGCAAGAACGTGATTGCGCTGGAGGGAAGGATGGTCGAACGGCTGCACCTTGCGCAGGCCGAAAAACTGCTGGCGAAGGCGGCGGCCGTCGGCGCATGA
- the holA gene encoding DNA polymerase III subunit delta, translating into MAQKKAYEVDSWLAKPDPRMAIVLLYGPDRGLVSERAKAFAAATGLPLDDPFSVVRLDGSEVERDEGRLLDEARTVPMFSDRRLLWVRNAGGQKALADDVKALTAEPVRDAIILIEAGDLKKGVGLRAVVEAADNAMALPCYADEARDIDAVIDDELRKTGATMTLEARQALRRNLGGDRLASRGEIDKLLLYVHGQKEIGLDDVRAMSGDVSGASFDDAVDALLEGKVGEFDTAFTRHCQAGGQPFLVLSSAMRQFQAMQSMRGQMEAGGRNAASVVAAARPPVFFSRRKLVEKALERWSVEALGRALTRLQTAVLQTRRRPDLSVALARQALLGIAVESARLAQR; encoded by the coding sequence ATGGCACAGAAGAAAGCATACGAAGTGGATTCCTGGCTCGCGAAGCCGGACCCGCGCATGGCGATCGTCCTGCTTTATGGCCCCGATCGCGGCCTTGTCTCGGAGCGCGCCAAGGCTTTTGCCGCCGCGACCGGCCTGCCGCTCGACGACCCCTTCTCGGTGGTCAGGCTCGACGGCTCCGAAGTCGAGCGCGACGAGGGCCGGCTGCTCGACGAGGCGCGCACCGTGCCGATGTTTTCCGACCGCCGCCTGCTGTGGGTGCGCAATGCCGGCGGCCAGAAGGCGCTGGCCGACGACGTCAAGGCGCTGACGGCGGAGCCCGTGCGGGACGCGATCATCCTCATCGAGGCCGGCGATCTCAAGAAGGGCGTCGGGCTGCGCGCCGTCGTCGAGGCGGCCGACAACGCCATGGCGCTGCCCTGCTATGCCGACGAGGCCAGGGACATCGATGCCGTGATCGACGACGAGCTGCGCAAGACCGGCGCGACGATGACGCTTGAGGCAAGACAGGCGCTGCGCCGCAATCTCGGCGGCGACCGGCTGGCCTCGCGCGGCGAGATCGACAAGCTGCTGCTTTATGTCCATGGCCAGAAGGAAATCGGCCTCGACGACGTCAGGGCGATGTCCGGCGACGTTTCCGGCGCGTCCTTCGACGATGCCGTCGACGCGCTTCTCGAAGGCAAGGTCGGCGAGTTCGACACCGCCTTCACCCGCCATTGCCAGGCAGGCGGCCAACCCTTCCTGGTGCTGTCCTCGGCGATGCGGCAGTTTCAGGCGATGCAGTCCATGCGCGGCCAGATGGAGGCCGGCGGCCGCAATGCCGCGTCGGTGGTGGCGGCGGCGCGCCCGCCGGTTTTCTTCTCGCGCCGCAAGCTGGTGGAGAAGGCGCTGGAACGCTGGAGCGTCGAGGCGCTCGGCCGCGCGCTGACCCGGCTGCAGACCGCCGTGCTGCAGACGCGGCGAAGGCCGGACCTGTCGGTGGCGCTGGCAAGGCAGGCGCTGCTCGGCATCGCGGTGGAAAGCGCGAGGCTGGCACAGCGTTAG